Below is a genomic region from Spiroplasma endosymbiont of Dioctria linearis.
AACAGCCCAGATCAACAACTAAGGTCCCTAAATTTACGCTAAGTGTGTAAGGATGTGGAAGTGCACAGACAGCTAGGATGTTGGCTTAGAAGCAGCCATCATTTAAAGAGTGCGTAACAGCTCACTAGTCGAGTGCTTCTGCGCCGAAAATGTACCGGGGCTTAAGCGTAGTACCGAAGTTTTGGATTTGCAGCAATGCAAGTGGTAGGGGAGCGTTCTAATTGCTATGAAGTTCGACCGTGAGGACGGGTGGAGCGATTAGAAGTGATTATGCCGGCATGAGTAACGTTTGGGAGTGAGAATCTCCCATGCCGTTTGACCAAGGTTTCCTGGGCAAGGTTCGTCCACCCAGGGTTAGTCAGGACCTAAGGCGAGGCCGAAAGGCGTAGTCGATGGACAACAGGTTGATATTCCTGTACCACCTAATAAAGTGATGGAGTGACGGAGAAGGATAGTGGATGCCGGCTGTTGGTTATGCCGGTCTAAGCACAAAGAGGTGTACGTTGGCAAATCCGCGTACTATAACCTTGAAGTGTTATGGGGAGTGAACGCTTCGGCAAGTAGCGAAGTCCATGACTCCACGCTTCCAAGAAAAGCTTCTAGCGTTAATTTATTAGGTGCCTGTACCTAGAACGAACACACGTGGTCAAGGAGAGAATCCTAAGGCAAGCGAGATAACTATAGCTAAGGAACTCTGCAAAATCACCCCGTAAGTTAGCGAGAAGGGGTGCTCACTTTACGTGAGCCGCAGTGAAGAGGAAGGGGCAACTGTTTAGCAAAAACACAGCTCTCTGCAAAGTCGTAAGACGAAGTATAGGGGGTGACGCCTGCCCAGTGCCGGAAGGTTAAGAGGAGATGTTAGCTTCGGTGAAGCATCGAATTGAAGCCCCGGTGAACGGCGGCCGTAACTATAACGGTCCTAAGGTAGCGAAATTCCTTGTCAGGTAAGTTCTGACCCGCACGAAAGGCGTAATGATCCCTTCGCTGTCTCGGCTATAGACTCGGTGAAATTTTAGTACCAGTGAAGATGCTGGTTACCCGCAACTAGACGGAAAGACCCCGTGGAGCTTTACTATAACTTAATATTGAATCTTGGTGTAACATGTAGAGGATAGGTGGGAGACTTTGAAGCGGTCACGCTAGTGATCGTGGAGTCATCCTTGGAATACCACCCTTGTTACATTGAGGTTCTAACCTAGACCCGTTATCCGGGCCAGGGACAGTGTTTGGTGGGTAGTTTGACTGGGGCGGTCGCCTCCTAAAATGTAACGGAGGCGCTCAAAGGTACCCTCAGTACGGTTGGAAATCGTACGAAGAGCGCAAAGGTATAAGGGTGCTTAACTGCGAGACTTACAAGTCGAACAGATGCGAAAGCAGGACTTAGTGATCCGGCGGTCCCGTGTGGAAGGGCCGTCGCTCAACGGATAAAAGTTACCCCGGGGATAACAGGCTGATCTCCCCCAAGAGTTCACATCGACGGGGAGGTTTGGCACCTCGATGTCGGCTCATCGCATCCTGGAGCTGTAGTCGGTTCCAAGGGTTGGGCTGTTCGCCCATTAAAGCGGTACGCGAGCTGGGTTCAGAACGTCGTGAGACAGTTTGGTCCCTATCTGTTGTGGGCGTAGGAAAATTGAGAAGAGCTGTTCCTAGTACGAGAGGACCGGAATGGACGCACCCCTGGTGCTCCTGTTGTCACGCCAGTGGCACAGCAGGGTAGCTATGTGCGGAAAGGATAATCGCTGAAGGCATCTAAGCGAGAAGCCTCCTTCAAGATGAGTTTTCCCATTCTTCGGAAGTAAGATCCCATGTAGACCACATGGTTGATAGGTTGGGTGTGTAAGCACGGTGACGTGTTTAGCTTACCAATACTAATAGATCGAGGACTTTCAAAGAAAAACCTAACAAAATTGCTTGTATAGATATATAAAATCATCTAGTATTCAGTTTTGAGAGTACGATTTAGTTTTTGAAAAAAAACTTTGTCTCTCAGACACAATAAAACTTAAGATCTGGTGGTCATAGCGCTGAGGTCACACCTGTTCCCATGTCGAACACAGAAGTTAAGATCAGCAACGCCGACGATAGTATAATGCAAAAATAGGAAGCTGCCAGTTTAAAGTTTAAAACCCACTCAAAAGAGTGGGTTTTTTTTGTAAAATATAGTTAAAAGAGGTAATTATGATAGTTGAACAAATTTCTAAAAGATTTAAAAAGAAAATTATACAAACAACTTTAGAAGAAATTAATTTTAAGTGAGAATTTGAGAACTTTTTTCAAATTCTAAATATTAATAATTTTCTAACAATGATGCAACATCAGTTAAAAGTTGAGTATAACTTTCAACAAGAAGAAGATATCAAACAAAAAATAATGAGTATTAGAGAGTTTCTTACAAAAATGGTTGAAGAAATTAAAGATTATAAAATAAACTTAAATCAAATAACAATATTGGACAATCTTATTCATATGATTTATATGGAAATTAAAAATATTATTAATGAAGGCTTAATTAAATATCTCTTTTATGAAAAAATTCATTGCTCTGTTGAATATAATCAAAAGGTTTATGATACAGATGACTACTTTAAACTAAAATTTTTGGAGTTTATGGAAAATACTGATAATCATTTTGAAATTTTTACTATATCATTTAAAAATAGAGTAAATAAGGATAATTTTTCTTTTTAATTATATTATTTTTGCAAATAATTATTAAAAATAAGAATATCTTAAACAAAAAATTTATCAAATAATAATTTAATTAATTTATTTAGTATAATTAAATTGCTTTAAATTTAGAAAAGGTGTATTTATGTTAAAAAAAATAGATGAAATATTAAATAGTTTTAATAAGCAATTTAATAAAATTAAAACAAAAGAAGAATTGGAAATTTTGAAGAAAGAATTTACAGGTAAAGAATCTCCATTGACAGATATTCTTAAGAACTTGAAATCAGCTTCGCCTGAAGAAAAAAAAGAAGCAGGAATGAAAGCTAATGAAATTAAGATTTTAATTTTTGACAAATTAAATAATCTAAGTGAAAAATTTGAAAATGAAAAATTAAAAAAAACATTGCAGAATGAAAAAATAGATTTATCTTTATCTGGAGTTAATTTAAAAATTGGAACAAAGCATCCACTTAATTTAGTTATAGATGAGGTATCTTCAATTTTTACTGAGCTAGGTTATGAAATGATTGATGGAACTGAGTTTGAAACGGATGAATATTGTTTTCAAAAACTAAATATGCCTATTGGTCATCCAGCAAGAGATATGCAAGATACATTTTATATAGATAAGCATACTGTTTTAAGAACACATGCAACTAATATGACAGCTAGAATGCTTACACAAGCTTCTAAAACTGGAAATATTAATATGGCAGCTGTCAGTTATGGTAATGTTTATCGTCGTGATGATGATGATGCTACACATTCACATCAATTTATGCAAATGGACGTATTTGCAATTGGAGAAAAAATTAGTTTTGCAAATTTAAAATGAGTTCTAGAATATATGTGTAAACGTTTATTTTCTGAAGATACCATAATTAGAATGCGACCAAGTTTTTTTCCTTTTACGGAACCCTCTGCTGAAGTAGATGTTAGATGTATTAATTGTAGTGGTAAGGGTTGTGCAATTTGTAAATATACTGGCTTTATTGAAATTTTGGGCTCAGGTATGTTAGCGCCAGAAGTATTAGAATCAAATGGATTAGATCCAGAAAAAGTTACTGGATTAGCTTTTGGAGTTGGAATTGAAAGATTAGCAATGTTAAAATATGGTTTAAAAAACATTAGAGATTTATATGAAAATGATATTAGATTTTTAGATCAATTTAAATTTTTTGGAGATTAGAAAGTGAGATTAATATGTATTTAACAAGAAAATGATTAGAAAAGTTAATTGATTTAAAAGGTGTTAAAAATGAACAAATAACAGTTGCATTAAACTCACTTGGATTTGAAGTAGATTCATTTAAAGATTATTCAACTTTAAATGACAAACTAAAAATAGCACATTTAGGAAATGTAGCACCTATTGAAGGAACCCATTTAAATTTTTGTTTTGTAGACAAGGGCGAGGATTTAGTTTCTCCAATTGTTTGTGGAGCAAGTAATGTTAAAGAGGGTCAATATGTTATTTTAGCTGAAGCTGGAAAAAAACTTGCAAATGGAATTACATTAACAAATAAAGAAATTAAGGGCAAAATGTCTGAAGGAATGCTGTGTGCATTACCAGAGATAGGTTTAAACCCTAAGGCTCTTTCAAATAAGGAAAAAGATTGAATTTATCAAATTGTTACAAAAGAAGACACTTATTCAATGATAGGTAGTGAAAATGCATTAGATGAAATAGGTTTTTTAGATGCTGTATGAGAAGTTGATTTAACTCTTAATCGAAGTGATGCCCTTGGTGCAATGCAATTAGCTAAGGAAATAGCTAATTATTTTAATAAGAAGTTAGAAGATATATCAAAAGAATATAAGTTAAAAATAAATAGCTTAAAAGCACCTGTATCAATAAAAATTGATAAAGAAGTAGATAAATTTGTGAGAAGTGCTGTAGTACAAACAATAAAAGTAAAAGATGTTATTAGTATTGGAGATAAAGAATATAAAATTTATTCTAATCAAGATTTATGACTTAAATTTAATGATTCAAAAACAACTCATAATTTTTGATTAGATTTAGCAAATGCCATTGCTATTGAAACAGGTCAACCAGTTATGTTCTTGGATCCAAAAAAATTGAATTCACAATTGGAAATAAAAAATAATAAGAATAGCGAACATGAAGTTAATTTACAGTTATTATGTGATAAAAAAGTTATTTCAACTCTTGGAGTAGAAACTAATTTAGATTTTTTACCAAATGTTGATTCAAAAGAAATTTTAGTAGTGTATTTATCTTTAGACCCAATTTTTATGAGAAAACAACAAAAGGAATTTAATACTTCAACTGTTGATTTACAAAGATATATGAAACCCGTAAGTTCTAAGTTATATACATTGGCTCAAAATAGAGTAATGTATTGATTAGACCAATATAATATTTATGAATCAAATAGCCAATTTGAAATTATAAAAGAATCAAATGAAAAACAAACTCAGGTTAGTGTTAAATTGGAATATATTCATAAGTTAATGGGTATTAAATTATCTATAAGAGAAATCAAAGCCTTATTTAGGGTTTTAGATTTTGAAGTAATTGATAATAAAGATGAAATATTATTTATAATTGATCAGTTTAGAACAGATATTATTCACAAAGCAGATATTGTTGAAGAAATTACAAGAATTTATGGTTACAATAATGTAACTTCAATTGCTCCTAAAATTCTTTCAGATAATAAATCTAAAAAATTAGATCTACGTTTACAAAAGCAAAGTGAAAACTATTTATTAGGTTTAGGATTTACAAATATTAAGACGTATTCATTATTATCTAATGAAGAAGTGCAAAAATGAAATTTATTTAATATCGAGAACCCAATAAACCTAATGAGTCCTTTAAGTAAGCTTAGAGAGACATTTAGATTAAGTTTGTCAAGATCAATTATAGAAAGTGCAGCATTTAATTATTCAAAAGGTAATAAAAATGTCAAATTATATGAATTTGGTGATATTTACAATATGAATAATTTAAGACAAAGACACTTATCTGTTCTTATTAGTGGAGATATTTTAAATCAAAAAGGTTATGACATCTCAATAAAAGCAAGTTATGCATATATTAAAGGGATTTGTGATGCAATTATAGAAGCATATAATATTGATTTAAATGATGTATCATTTGACTCAAATGAAGATATTATTAATGAGATTCACCCTTACATTAACGCAAAAATTAGTTTAAAAGGCAAAACACTAGGCTTTATTTATAAACTAAACCCTAGATTTGAACAATCTCAAAAACTAGATCCAACTTTCATTTTAGAATTGAATATTAGTGAAATACAAAATACTAAAAACTCTATAATTAGAGTTCAAGAAATATCAAAGTTTCAAAAAACTACAAGAGATGTTTCAATTATATTAAAGGCATCAGATAAATACTCAGACGTTATTAATAAAATTATTAAAAAAGTTAATTATTTAGTAAAAATTGAACTGATTGATATTTATCAAGACAATAAAATGAAAGAAAATAACTCTAAATCTGTTTCAATTTCGTTTGAATTTAATAGTGTCTCAAATCAATTAACAGATCAAGAAGTTCAAAAGGAATGGAATAAAGTGCTAAATAATCTCTCAAAACTTAAAATAGAGGTAAGATAATGCTTAAAAAAGATATTGAACTAAAGGGAATTGTAAATTTAGATAAGGAATTTGAAATTAACAAGGAATTAAAATTAAGTAATGACTTAATAAAATCAATTGATAAAGTTCATATTAAGGGTATTATAAACTATCAAGATGCAATGAAATCTGTAATAGTTTATGCCAAAATCACAGCATCATTGACAGCAATCGATGCAAGGGACGGAACAATAATTAAGTTGGAAGATCAATTTTACGATTGAAGTGAAGAATATTACTTTGAAGACATAAATGATGACCAACATAACATTGTTTTTGGTGATAAATTTAATATATTAGAATATGCAATAGAGCAAATTGTTTTAAATATTCCTATGAATTTAAGTAATAATTATGATAAAATTTCATTTGTCGGTAAAGATTACATACTTATGTCTGAAGATGAATACCAACAAGAACAAGAAAATCAAGTAGATTCAAGATGAGATAAACTAAAAGAATTTAACTTTGAAAAATAAAACAACGGAGGTGTCAACATGGCTGTACCATTTAGAAAGACCAGTAAAGCTGCTAAAAACAAAAGAAGAAGTCACTTGGCTTTAGTTAGCTCAGCAATTATTTCATGTCCAAACTGTGGAAGTATGATTAAACCACATAGAGTTTGTCGTGAATGTGGTTTTTACAAAAATAAAGAAGTTAAAAAAGTTGATTAATAAATAGGGTGCTTTATAAGCGCTTTTTTTTGTATTTTTTTTTTTTTTTTGTATTTTTGTAAAAAAAATAAAAAAAGTATCGATTAATGTATTTATGGAGGAACTTTTATGTTAAATAATATTAATGAAATTTCTAAGAATATAATACCCTTATCGGCTTTAAATTCCTTAAATGAAAATGGTTATCACTTTTTTATTAATGAAGTCAATGAAAAGACTTTTTATGAGATAGTAGAAAAATCAGACCCTTTAACTTCAGTGAATTTATTAAGAAGCTTTTATATGTATTATAGAATATACTTAAATAAATACTTTATAAGACCTTTAAAGCTAAGCAATAGTCCGTCTTTAAATGAAGTTTTAACAAACGAAATAAACTTAAAACAAAAACTTGATCGAATTATTAAGTCTTTGGAAAGAAAAATAACTCATTAAAGGTGCTTTTATAGGCATTTTTTTGTTATAAAAAGTGGGTAAAAAAACTTAAAAAATAGTTGATTATGTAAGAAAGTGGTATATAATTGTTTATGTGTGGGAGAAAGTGGGTGACTTTGTGTTATTTGGGACATTTGAACATAATTTGGATGATAAATTTAGATTAACAATCCCTTCAAAATTACGTAACAAATTGGGCGAATTAGTTTATGTAACAAGAAGTATTGATGGTTTATGTTTAGAAATAAGAACTCCAGAGAACTTTAAGGAATGATATAACGAGTTAAAATCACAAAGTGCACTTTCCTCATCTACACGTACTGTTGTTAGAACCATTTTTTCAAATACAGATGAAATTTCAATTGATGGATCAGGAAGAATTAAATTACCTTCAAATTTATTAGAAGAAGTAGGAATCTCTAAAACTGTGCAGATCACCGGGGCTGGTGAATGAGTTGAAATTTGAGATAAAAATAAACATCAAGTATATGATAAAGATGCAAAAAATAAGCTTGTAGAAGCTGCAGAAAAATTGGGCGGAGTAAATTAAAATGGCACATGAACATACATCTGTTTTGCTTAATGAATCAATAGACTTATTAAATATAAAAGGCAACGGAATATATGTTGACTGTACTCTTGGGCGAGCAGGTCATAGTGTTGAAATTTTAAAAAAAATTGATAACGGACATTTATATGCAATTGACCAAGATCAAGAAGCAATTGCTATAAGTAGAAAAAAACTTGAAGATATTTCAAGTAATTTTACTATTTTAGAAGGCAATTTTGCAAATATAAAAGTCCTACTTTCATTAAATAATATTAAAAGAGTTGATGGTATCTTATATGACTTAGGAGTATCAAGTCCACAATTTGATAAAGCAGATAGGGGATTTAGTTATCGTTTTGATTCTGAATTAGATATGAGAATGGATCAAAAGAATAATAAAATCACTGCAAAAGAAGTTATAAATACATTTAATGAAAAACAATTGGCAGATATTTTTTATCAATATGGAGATGAAAAATTTTCATGAGAAATTGCTAAAAAAATAATTGCAAGAAGGAAAATAAAAAGTATTTCTACAACTTTTGAGTTAGTAGATATTATCAAAGAATGTTTACCACAAAAAGTTTTAAAGCAAAAAAAGCACCCTGCAAAGAAAGTGTTTCAAGCTTTAAGAATATATGTAAACAATGAGCTTGAAGTTTTAAAAAGGTCTTTAAGTAACTCACTTGAGCTATTAAATATTGGGGGAGTTATTGTAGTAATATCTTTTCATTCATTAGAAGAAAGGATAATTAAAGATATTTTTAAATCTAAAACTACATCAAAAGAAGATAAATTTTTAAATAAATTACCTATTTTAGTTGAAAAGAAAAAGAATTATGAATTGGTAGTTAAAAGACCTGTAGTAGCAGGTGAAGAGGAACTTGAAAAAAATAGAAGATCTCATAGTGCAAAATTGTGAGCTATTAGAAAGGTTGGTGATTAAATGCAAAATGAAACATATGCAGTTATTGAAATAACTAAAAAGTATATAAAATTTGCTGTTGGAAAATATAAGAAAAGTATTGGTTTAAAAGTTGTCTTTAAAGAAAGAGAAAAATCTAAAAGTAACTGATTAACTGATAAAAATGATATTGTTGATACAAATATTGTTGCTCATCGATTAATAAAAATGATTAATCGATACGAATCAATTTTTAAAGAAAAAATTAGAAGAGCATCAATTGTCTATCCAACAGCAACACTTCAAATAAAAGATGCTAATCCAAGTATTTTTATTGAAAGTGCTGATAAAATTGTTAGAGAAGAACATATAAAAAATTTATATAAGGATGCAAAAAGAGTTGTTTATGAAGATAACTTAATTGTTACAAATATAAAACCGTATGCTTTTAAATTAAACGGTATGCAGAGTTTTGCAAAACCACCAATAAACTCTAAGGCAAATATGGTAGCAATGAGTGCTAAGGTATATACTGCTGAAAAACATGTTGTCGATTCTTTTGAAGGTGTATTAAAAATACTAAAAATTGAAAGATTATCAGCAACAAGTCAATTATTCTCACTGGGAAAACAATGCAGTGAAGGATTGAATTTTAGAGAAACATTTGCTCTAATTAACTGAGATTGAGAAAGTATTGATATTGGTTACTTTTCACGTGAGACACTTGTAAAAAAAGATGTAATTAAATTTGGTTTAAAAGATATTATTGAAAATTTAGCTAAAAAAATGAGTGCTAAATTTGATATTGCTAATAAATATATATTTAAGCTATTAGATTTTTCATCTAATACATTAGATAATACTGTGATGTATAGAAAATATATAGCTTCTGAAAAAAGGTCGTATGAACTAAAAGCAATTGATATTAAATATATGTTGTTGGAAGAAATAAATGGGGTAATTGATAAGGCAGATCTCTTAATTTCAAGAGAAATGGGAAGCATAAAAAACTTTAAAATTTATCACACCGGAAAAAGCACTGAGATTGCAGGTTTTGAAAAACTATTGCTAAGAAGTACTTATAAAAATATTTCAGAAATATATTATTCATTAATTACTGGAGCAAGTGAAATTTGAACTAATTCATTATGCGGAATGATGAGACAATCTCATTTAACAAATAAAAATCTAAGAGAAGTAAAAACAAGTACAGAAACTTATGAGAATCCAAATATGTTAGCTTTAGCTCAAATGCAACATGCACAACAAGTTTTGGGTCAAAAAGCATTTGACCAGCAGTTACGTGCTCAACAAGCTCAAATGCAAGTTCAACAAGCGCAACAAGCTCAGTTGGC
It encodes:
- the pheS gene encoding phenylalanine--tRNA ligase subunit alpha; translated protein: MLKKIDEILNSFNKQFNKIKTKEELEILKKEFTGKESPLTDILKNLKSASPEEKKEAGMKANEIKILIFDKLNNLSEKFENEKLKKTLQNEKIDLSLSGVNLKIGTKHPLNLVIDEVSSIFTELGYEMIDGTEFETDEYCFQKLNMPIGHPARDMQDTFYIDKHTVLRTHATNMTARMLTQASKTGNINMAAVSYGNVYRRDDDDATHSHQFMQMDVFAIGEKISFANLKWVLEYMCKRLFSEDTIIRMRPSFFPFTEPSAEVDVRCINCSGKGCAICKYTGFIEILGSGMLAPEVLESNGLDPEKVTGLAFGVGIERLAMLKYGLKNIRDLYENDIRFLDQFKFFGD
- the rpmF gene encoding 50S ribosomal protein L32, translating into MAVPFRKTSKAAKNKRRSHLALVSSAIISCPNCGSMIKPHRVCRECGFYKNKEVKKVD
- the mraZ gene encoding division/cell wall cluster transcriptional repressor MraZ — protein: MGDFVLFGTFEHNLDDKFRLTIPSKLRNKLGELVYVTRSIDGLCLEIRTPENFKEWYNELKSQSALSSSTRTVVRTIFSNTDEISIDGSGRIKLPSNLLEEVGISKTVQITGAGEWVEIWDKNKHQVYDKDAKNKLVEAAEKLGGVN
- a CDS encoding YceD family protein, whose translation is MLKKDIELKGIVNLDKEFEINKELKLSNDLIKSIDKVHIKGIINYQDAMKSVIVYAKITASLTAIDARDGTIIKLEDQFYDWSEEYYFEDINDDQHNIVFGDKFNILEYAIEQIVLNIPMNLSNNYDKISFVGKDYILMSEDEYQQEQENQVDSRWDKLKEFNFEK
- the pheT gene encoding phenylalanine--tRNA ligase subunit beta, yielding MYLTRKWLEKLIDLKGVKNEQITVALNSLGFEVDSFKDYSTLNDKLKIAHLGNVAPIEGTHLNFCFVDKGEDLVSPIVCGASNVKEGQYVILAEAGKKLANGITLTNKEIKGKMSEGMLCALPEIGLNPKALSNKEKDWIYQIVTKEDTYSMIGSENALDEIGFLDAVWEVDLTLNRSDALGAMQLAKEIANYFNKKLEDISKEYKLKINSLKAPVSIKIDKEVDKFVRSAVVQTIKVKDVISIGDKEYKIYSNQDLWLKFNDSKTTHNFWLDLANAIAIETGQPVMFLDPKKLNSQLEIKNNKNSEHEVNLQLLCDKKVISTLGVETNLDFLPNVDSKEILVVYLSLDPIFMRKQQKEFNTSTVDLQRYMKPVSSKLYTLAQNRVMYWLDQYNIYESNSQFEIIKESNEKQTQVSVKLEYIHKLMGIKLSIREIKALFRVLDFEVIDNKDEILFIIDQFRTDIIHKADIVEEITRIYGYNNVTSIAPKILSDNKSKKLDLRLQKQSENYLLGLGFTNIKTYSLLSNEEVQKWNLFNIENPINLMSPLSKLRETFRLSLSRSIIESAAFNYSKGNKNVKLYEFGDIYNMNNLRQRHLSVLISGDILNQKGYDISIKASYAYIKGICDAIIEAYNIDLNDVSFDSNEDIINEIHPYINAKISLKGKTLGFIYKLNPRFEQSQKLDPTFILELNISEIQNTKNSIIRVQEISKFQKTTRDVSIILKASDKYSDVINKIIKKVNYLVKIELIDIYQDNKMKENNSKSVSISFEFNSVSNQLTDQEVQKEWNKVLNNLSKLKIEVR
- the rsmH gene encoding 16S rRNA (cytosine(1402)-N(4))-methyltransferase RsmH, whose translation is MAHEHTSVLLNESIDLLNIKGNGIYVDCTLGRAGHSVEILKKIDNGHLYAIDQDQEAIAISRKKLEDISSNFTILEGNFANIKVLLSLNNIKRVDGILYDLGVSSPQFDKADRGFSYRFDSELDMRMDQKNNKITAKEVINTFNEKQLADIFYQYGDEKFSWEIAKKIIARRKIKSISTTFELVDIIKECLPQKVLKQKKHPAKKVFQALRIYVNNELEVLKRSLSNSLELLNIGGVIVVISFHSLEERIIKDIFKSKTTSKEDKFLNKLPILVEKKKNYELVVKRPVVAGEEELEKNRRSHSAKLWAIRKVGD